TTCTTCGTGGTGGTCTTCTTCGTGGCGGTCTTCTTCGCCGCGGACTCCGACGAAGCAGCCTTCTTCGCCGGGGCCTTCTTCCGGGTGGTCTTCTTCGCCGGTCCACGCGCCCGCCGGTCGGCGAGCAGCTCAGCGGCCCGTTCCGGCGTCAGCGACTCGACCTCGTCACCCTTGCGCAGGCTCGCGTTGGTCTCGCCGTCGGTGACGTAGGGCCCGAAGCGCCCGTCCTTGATCACCATCGGCTGCCCGCTGATCGGGTCGTTGGCGTTCATCTCCCGCAGCGGCGCCGCCGGTGCCGAGCGGCGTCCACGCGTCTTGGGCTGGGCCAGCAACGCGAGCGCCTGGTCGAGCGTCACCGTGAACAGCTCGTCCTCGGACCCCAGGGACCGCGACTCCGACCCGTGCTTGACGTACGGCCCGTACCGGCCGTTCTGCGCGGTCACCGGCTCCTTGTCGTCCGGGTGGGCGCCCAGCGTCCGCGGCAGCGAGAGCAGCTTCAGCGCGTCGTCCAGCGTCAGGGTCTCCAGCGACATCGAGTCGAACAGGCTGGAGGTGCGGTCCCCGCTCTGGACGTACGGCCCGAACCGGCCCGCCTTGGCGACGACCGGCTCGTTGGTCGACGGATCGACGCCCACTTCCCGGCCACCCTGCGGGGCGGACAGCAGCTCGGTGGCGCGCTCCGGCGTCAGGGAGTCGGGCTCGAGGTCGTCCGGGAGCGAGGCGCGCTCCCCCTCCTCGTCCGAGCTGCTGGTGCGTTGCAGGTACGGCCCGTAACGGCCGACCCGCACGACGACGCTCCGATTCTCCTCGTCGGTGAAGAGCGGGATCGAGTTCACGCCGCGGGCGTCGATGTCACCGAGGTTCAGCGCGACCAGGTGCTTCAGGCCGCCGGCCCGGGAGACGCTCTCCTCCCGGACGTTCGCGTCCTCCGGTGCCCCGAAGTAGAAACGAGTGAGCCAGTCGACCCGACGACGCTCACCCGCCGCGATGTCGTCCAGGTCTTCCTCGACGTTCGCGGTGAACTTGTAGTCGACCAGCCGCGGGAAGTACTGCTCGAGCAGCTGGACGACGGCGAACGCGATGAACGAGGGCACCAGCGCGGCGCCCTTCTTCCACACGTAGCCGCGGTCCTGGATCGTCCGCATGATCGACGCGTACGTCGACGGGCGGCCGATGCCCAGCTCCTCCAGCGCCTTCACCAGGCTCGCCTCGGTGTAGCGCGGCGGCGGCTGCGTGTTGTGGCCCTCGGCGACCAGGTCGTGCGCGGTCAGCGGGTCGTCCTTGGCCAGGCGCGGCAGCCGACGCTCGGAGTCGTCGGTCTGACCGTCGCTCCCGTCGCCCTCGTGCGACTCGTCGATGTCCTCGACGTACGCCCGCAGGAAGCCCGGCTCGGTGATCGTCCGTCCGGAGGCCGCGAAGTCGGCGACCTCGTTCGTCGACGACGTACCGGAGAGCCGCACCGACACCGACTGGCCCACCGCGTCGATCATCT
Above is a genomic segment from Cryptosporangium minutisporangium containing:
- the topA gene encoding type I DNA topoisomerase, translated to MSAPTTTAAAAKRGRRTGNPAGDDGLRLVIVESPAKAKKIADYLGPGYVVEASIGHIRDLPRNADDVPAKYKGESWARLGVDVDREFAPLYVVSPDRRAQVAKLKQLVKDATELYLATDEDREGEAIAWHLVEELRPRVPVRRMVFHEITRPAILEAVANPRELNLSLVDAQETRRILDRLYGYEVSPVLWKKVMPRLSAGRVQSVATRIVVERERARMKFRSAEYWDIRGQFAVNGEIPAGEPSDFLATLVGLDGDRVATGRDFEPTTGQLKNEARGAVIQLDEAGARGLAARLEGAAFKVTRVEEKPYRRKPYAPFMTSTLQQEASRKLRFAAEQTMRVAQRLYENGYITYMRTDSTNLSETALNAARQQVRELYGDRYVPTEPRRYARKVKNAQEAHEAIRPSGEHFRTPGELARELSSDEFRLYELIWKRTIASQMIDAVGQSVSVRLSGTSSTNEVADFAASGRTITEPGFLRAYVEDIDESHEGDGSDGQTDDSERRLPRLAKDDPLTAHDLVAEGHNTQPPPRYTEASLVKALEELGIGRPSTYASIMRTIQDRGYVWKKGAALVPSFIAFAVVQLLEQYFPRLVDYKFTANVEEDLDDIAAGERRRVDWLTRFYFGAPEDANVREESVSRAGGLKHLVALNLGDIDARGVNSIPLFTDEENRSVVVRVGRYGPYLQRTSSSDEEGERASLPDDLEPDSLTPERATELLSAPQGGREVGVDPSTNEPVVAKAGRFGPYVQSGDRTSSLFDSMSLETLTLDDALKLLSLPRTLGAHPDDKEPVTAQNGRYGPYVKHGSESRSLGSEDELFTVTLDQALALLAQPKTRGRRSAPAAPLREMNANDPISGQPMVIKDGRFGPYVTDGETNASLRKGDEVESLTPERAAELLADRRARGPAKKTTRKKAPAKKAASSESAAKKTATKKTTTKKTAAKKTTATKKAAPKKTPAKAVKE